Proteins found in one Lonchura striata isolate bLonStr1 chromosome 27, bLonStr1.mat, whole genome shotgun sequence genomic segment:
- the LOC144247576 gene encoding uncharacterized protein LOC144247576 isoform X2: MSPKCPQMSPVSLTDSCWPGCHRSVSQNVPKCPKMSPNVPKCHLCHSLIAAGPGAIGQCPQNVPKCPQNVPKCHLCQSLTAAGPGAIEPCALAGHLPGPAAAPPGRVLPCQDPQGPAAALAAPAPVPPAAGPDSAAPPQGGSGAELLRRRGAAGRRETPGRSGRGPGARADRGRPAAEARDPAAGAGAAALAGAGGLHHRDELPGFRQSDSGRAAGPHGSLPDALAGDHAGQSHQGQPDRRGPGARGPGLENLPQAGGDQAEEQRGILHRQRGPAADLHRRPPGAGGLQVETLQQLRAGDRQPALRVPDQPRADRGREERGSPAGAPVKTSTNQYGPVRTSTNQYGSCKTSMSANKTRKTSMAPV; this comes from the exons atgtccccaaaatgtccccaaatgtcacctgtgtcactcACTGACAGCTGCTGGCCCGGGTGCCATCGGTCagtgtcccaaaatgtcccaaaatgtcccaaaatgtccccaaatgtccccaaatgtcacctgtgtcactcACTGATAGCTGCTGGCCCGGGTGCCATCGGTcagtgtccccaaaatgtcccaaaatgtccccaaaatgtccccaaatgtcacctGTGTCAATCATTGACAGCTGCTGGCCCGGGTGCCATCG agccctgtgccctCGCTGGACACCTTCCAGGACCTGCTGCAGCGCCACCCGGCCGTGTTTTaccctgccaggacccccaaggccctgcagcTGCATTGGCAGCTCCTGCGCCAGTACCACCTGCTGCAGGACCAGACAg tgcagcccctccccaaGGGGGATCAGGTGCTGAACTTCTCCGACGCCGAGGAGCTGCTGGACGACGGGAAACTCCG gGACGTTCGGGACGAGGTCCTGGAGCACG AGCTGACCGTGGCCGACCGGCGGCAGAAGCGCGAGatccggcagctggagcaggagctgcagcgcTGGCAGGTGCTGGTGGACTCCATCACAG GGATGAGCTCCCCGGATTTCGACAGTCAGACTCTGGCCGTGCTGCGGGGCCGCATGGTTCGCTACCTGATGCGCTCGCGGGAG atcaCGCTGGGCAGAGCCACCAAGGACAACCAGATCGACGTGGACCTGGCGCTCGAGGGCCCGGCCTGGAAAATCTCCCGCAAGCAGG GGGTGATCAAGCTGAAGAACAACGGGGAATTCTTCATCGCCAACGAGGGCCGGCGGCCGATCTTCATCGACGGCCGCCCGGTGCTGGGGGGCTGCAAGTGGAAACTCTGCAACAACTCCGTGCTGGAG ATCGCCAGCCTGCGCTTCGTGTTCCTGATCAACCACGAGCTGATCGCGGCCGTGAGGAGCGAGGCAGCCCGGCTGGGgcaccagtaaaaaccagtacaaaccagtacggaccagtacggaccagtacaaaccagtatggATCCTGTAAAACCAGTATGAGCGCCAATAAAACCAGGAAAACCAGTATGGctccagtataa